Proteins encoded within one genomic window of Paramisgurnus dabryanus chromosome 13, PD_genome_1.1, whole genome shotgun sequence:
- the phc1 gene encoding polyhomeotic-like protein 1 isoform X6, with protein sequence MEAGEDQTNSSSANSSTASGGNSRPPQIAQMSLYERQAVQALQALQRQPNAAQYFQQLMLQQQINSAQLHNLAAVQQATLAASRQSSSPSNSVSQATSSAQCTVNLSTTSGGGTMTNPRPMGPATSATSSALNQSVLLSGNSGGQGQMYLRVNRSLRAPLTPQLIFMPGGTATAAVAAVAQPQPQQQQQEATPTSSSNQSDNDQVQNLAMRCVSTPRVATGKTEFADRKETGGSFPQTQQQQFGQSAQQVQPQAQPLSNTKLPNYSNSTNPSISGLNMKGTNQSSVTPQQAGGSSNPPSSSPSPSLPLSQLILSQSGLCQARGVPGAAATVTHILVPTSNVPTSSQGYTVTAKSNMAAQTLVVQPLQQTGANLTTDKLGHGTGHVPIQPKAAQGHRLPVQMSPRHPPPILPAPPNNNTGTGGLHPPHVPVQLVGARQSTLGNSQALAVAQARPCCSQQDTTANSSSNVVTMVTAVEAGGAGMCLKAAQSALPASQLQTNQSTGLNQGNPASVSNSMDGQNNSGDAVFVQSVPTQTKQVIGPLKRKSESDATHDMAAETINAIQSLQDSAPPLSPAPLLDTVPEMAFPTPPTLSLSLPRGGGQGDRAPLPQAVVKPQVLTHLIEGFVIQEGAEPFPVTGPVKEQAEGVLPVAIPPILHPVNRNSELLKCEYCLRFAPVSQFRRSKRFCSKLCAKSRGIGGEERPPGVSTVQDVIRRRGPRRSSSEIACAKIAGRHLAVKCRSESSRSEDVSSFDGEEDEDFLSFSPSSPFSYPRPAHCGPQLDDPAPGGLQVDGNHFLSGNPSQWSVEEVCRFISSLQGCEDLAAQFLSQEIDGQALLLLKEEHLMSTMNIKLGPALKICASINSLRD encoded by the exons ATGGAGGCAGGAGAAGACCAGACCAACTCCAGCTCAGCCAATAGCAGCACTGCGTCGGGGGGAAACTCCCGCCCTCCTCAGATAGCTCAAATGTCTCTTTATGAAAGGCAAGCTGTGCAG GCACTGCAGGCGCTACAGAGGCAGCCCAATGCAGCTCAGTACTTCCAGCAGCTGATGCTGCAGCAACAGATCAACAGCGCTCAACTCCACAACCTGGCTGCTGTGCAACAG gCAACTCTTGCAGCCAGTCGTCAATCCAGCTCTCCCAGTAACAGTGTCTCTCAAGCTACAAGCTCAGCTCAATGCACA GTCAACTTAAGTACTACCTCTGGGGGAGGGACCATGACAAACCCCCGTCCAATGGGACCTGCCACTTCTGCAACATCATCAGCCCTTAACCAGTCAGTGTTGCTGAGTGGAAACTCGGGCGGACAGGGTCAGATGTACCTCAGA GTAAACCGTTCCCTTAGGGCACCTCTTACCCCTCAGCTTATTTTTATGCCTGGCGGTACGGCAACAGCTGCTGTGGCAGCGGTTGCCCAACCGCAGCCTCAACAGCAACAACAGGAAGCAACTCCCACATCCTCAAGTAACCAGTCAGACAATGATCAG GTACAGAACTTAGCAATGCGTTGCGTCTCCACTCCAAGGGTGGCAACTGGCAAGACAGAGTTTGCAGACAGGAAGGAGACAGGTG GATCATTCCCACAGACACAGCAGCAGCAGTTTGGTCAATCAGCCCAGCAGGTCCAACCCCAGGCTCAACCGCTCTCCAACACCAAACTGCCCAACTACTCCAACTCCACCAACCCCAGCATTTCTGGCCTTAACATGAAGGGCACCAACCAATCATCTGTCACACCACAGCAAGCGGGAGGTTCGTCCAACCCTCCTTCATCATCCCCTTCCCCGTCGCTCCCCCTCTCTCAGCTGATCCTCTCTCAGTCTGGATTGTGCCAGGCTCGAGGTGTTCCTGGTGCGGCGGCCACTGTTACCCACATACTGGTGCCCACCTCAAATGTTCCCACCTCTTCTCAAGGTTACACAGTGACAGCCAAATCAAACATGGCTGCCCAAACATTAGTGGTGCAGCCTCTCCAGCAGACAGGGGCTAATCTGACTACAGACAAACTGGGTCATGGAACGGGACATGTGCCCATTCAGCCTAAAGCAGCTCAGGGGCACCGTCTGCCAGTCCAGATGTCCCCTCGCCACCCGCCTCCCATCCTTCCGGCACCACCCAACAACAACACTGGCACGGGCGGCCTTCACCCACCCCATGTCCCAGTTCAGCTGGTGGGAGCTAGGCAGAGCACACTAGGAAATTCCCAGGCTTTAGCAGTTGCTCAGGCTCGGCCCTGTTGCTCCCAGCAGGACACGACAGCCAACTCCAGTAGCAATGTAGTTACTATGGTGACCGCAGTGGAAGCAGGAGGAGCTGGCATGTGCCTTAAAGCAGCCCAAAGTGCCCTCCCAGCGTCTCAGTTGCAGACCAATCAGAGCACAGGATTGAATCAGGGTAATCCTGCTTCAGTCTCAAACTCAATGGATGGACAGAATAACTCTGGAGATGCTGTGTTTGTTCAGTCTGTACCAACTCAG ACAAAACAAGTCATTGGTCCCTTAAAACGGAAATCGGAATCAGATGCAACCCATGATATGGCAGCGGAGACCATCAATGCAATTCAGTCCCTCCAAGACTCCGCCCCTCCCCTCTCGCCAGCTCCTTTGCTAGACACGG TTCCAGAGATGGCATTTCCCACTCCTccaactctctctctttctcttcctcGTGGAGGAGGGCAGGGCGATCGAGCACCTCTCCCACAGGCTGTGGTCAAACCTCAAGTTCTCACTCACCTCATTGAAGGTTTTGTGATCCAGGAGGGAGCAGAACCTTTCCCT GTGACTGGTCCAGTAAAAGAGCAAGCAGAAGGAGTTCTTCCTGTTGCTATTCCACCCATCCTACATCCAGTGAACCGCAACTCTGAAT TGTTAAAGTGTGAATACTGTCTGAGATTTGCACCAGTCAGCCAATTCAGACGATCCAAACGCTTCTGTTCCAAACTCTGTGCTAAGAG TAGGGGCATTGGTGGTGAAGAACGACCACCAGGGGTCTCCACTGTCCAAGATGTCATTAGACGCAGAGGTCCTCGCAGAAGCAGCTCTGAAATCGCCTGCGCTAAAATTGCAGGCAGGCATTTAGCTGTAAAG TGCCGTTCCGAATCCAGTCGTTCTGAAGACGTCTCCAGCTTCGATGGGGAGGAAGACGAAGACTTCTTGTCATTCTCTCCCAGCTCACCCTTCTCGTACCCAAGACCGGCACACTGTGGCCCTCAGCTGGATGATCCCGCACCAGGTGGCCTTCAGGTGGATGGGAATCACTTCCTGTCTGGCAACCCTTCTCAATGGAGTGTGGAGGAAGTGTGTCGGTTTATTTCTTCTCTTCAAG GTTGTGAGGACCTTGCAGCTCAGTTCCTGTCTCAGGAGATTGATGGACAGGCACTGCTGCTATTAAAAGAAGAGCATCTCATGTCCACCATGAACATCAAACTTGGCCCCGCCCTCAAAATCTGTGCTTCTATCAACAGTTTGAGAGACTGA
- the phc1 gene encoding polyhomeotic-like protein 1 isoform X1 yields the protein MEAGEDQTNSSSANSSTASGGNSRPPQIAQMSLYERQAVQALQALQRQPNAAQYFQQLMLQQQINSAQLHNLAAVQQATLAASRQSSSPSNSVSQATSSAQCTVNLSTTSGGGTMTNPRPMGPATSATSSALNQSVLLSGNSGGQGQMYLRVNRSLRAPLTPQLIFMPGGTATAAVAAVAQPQPQQQQQEATPTSSSNQSDNDQVQNLAMRCVSTPRVATGKTEFADRKETGGSFPQTQQQQFGQSAQQVQPQAQPLSNTKLPNYSNSTNPSISGLNMKGTNQSSVTPQQAGGSSNPPSSSPSPSLPLSQLILSQSGLCQARGVPGAAATVTHILVPTSNVPTSSQGYTVTAKSNMAAQTLVVQPLQQTGANLTTDKLGHGTGHVPIQPKAAQGHRLPVQMSPRHPPPILPAPPNNNTGTGGLHPPHVPVQLVGARQSTLGNSQALAVAQARPCCSQQDTTANSSSNVVTMVTAVEAGGAGMCLKAAQSALPASQLQTNQSTGLNQGNPASVSNSMDGQNNSGDAVFVQSVPTQTKQVIGPLKRKSESDATHDMAAETINAIQSLQDSAPPLSPAPLLDTVPEMAFPTPPTLSLSLPRGGGQGDRAPLPQAVVKPQVLTHLIEGFVIQEGAEPFPVTGPVKEQAEGVLPVAIPPILHPVNRNSELLKCEYCLRFAPVSQFRRSKRFCSKLCAKRLLDVRYNVSCSNHYRISRGIGGEERPPGVSTVQDVIRRRGPRRSSSEIACAKIAGRHLAVKCRSESSRSEDVSSFDGEEDEDFLSFSPSSPFSYPRPAHCGPQLDDPAPGGLQVDGNHFLSGNPSQWSVEEVCRFISSLQGCEDLAAQFLSQEIDGQALLLLKEEHLMSTMNIKLGPALKICASINSLRD from the exons ATGGAGGCAGGAGAAGACCAGACCAACTCCAGCTCAGCCAATAGCAGCACTGCGTCGGGGGGAAACTCCCGCCCTCCTCAGATAGCTCAAATGTCTCTTTATGAAAGGCAAGCTGTGCAG GCACTGCAGGCGCTACAGAGGCAGCCCAATGCAGCTCAGTACTTCCAGCAGCTGATGCTGCAGCAACAGATCAACAGCGCTCAACTCCACAACCTGGCTGCTGTGCAACAG gCAACTCTTGCAGCCAGTCGTCAATCCAGCTCTCCCAGTAACAGTGTCTCTCAAGCTACAAGCTCAGCTCAATGCACA GTCAACTTAAGTACTACCTCTGGGGGAGGGACCATGACAAACCCCCGTCCAATGGGACCTGCCACTTCTGCAACATCATCAGCCCTTAACCAGTCAGTGTTGCTGAGTGGAAACTCGGGCGGACAGGGTCAGATGTACCTCAGA GTAAACCGTTCCCTTAGGGCACCTCTTACCCCTCAGCTTATTTTTATGCCTGGCGGTACGGCAACAGCTGCTGTGGCAGCGGTTGCCCAACCGCAGCCTCAACAGCAACAACAGGAAGCAACTCCCACATCCTCAAGTAACCAGTCAGACAATGATCAG GTACAGAACTTAGCAATGCGTTGCGTCTCCACTCCAAGGGTGGCAACTGGCAAGACAGAGTTTGCAGACAGGAAGGAGACAGGTG GATCATTCCCACAGACACAGCAGCAGCAGTTTGGTCAATCAGCCCAGCAGGTCCAACCCCAGGCTCAACCGCTCTCCAACACCAAACTGCCCAACTACTCCAACTCCACCAACCCCAGCATTTCTGGCCTTAACATGAAGGGCACCAACCAATCATCTGTCACACCACAGCAAGCGGGAGGTTCGTCCAACCCTCCTTCATCATCCCCTTCCCCGTCGCTCCCCCTCTCTCAGCTGATCCTCTCTCAGTCTGGATTGTGCCAGGCTCGAGGTGTTCCTGGTGCGGCGGCCACTGTTACCCACATACTGGTGCCCACCTCAAATGTTCCCACCTCTTCTCAAGGTTACACAGTGACAGCCAAATCAAACATGGCTGCCCAAACATTAGTGGTGCAGCCTCTCCAGCAGACAGGGGCTAATCTGACTACAGACAAACTGGGTCATGGAACGGGACATGTGCCCATTCAGCCTAAAGCAGCTCAGGGGCACCGTCTGCCAGTCCAGATGTCCCCTCGCCACCCGCCTCCCATCCTTCCGGCACCACCCAACAACAACACTGGCACGGGCGGCCTTCACCCACCCCATGTCCCAGTTCAGCTGGTGGGAGCTAGGCAGAGCACACTAGGAAATTCCCAGGCTTTAGCAGTTGCTCAGGCTCGGCCCTGTTGCTCCCAGCAGGACACGACAGCCAACTCCAGTAGCAATGTAGTTACTATGGTGACCGCAGTGGAAGCAGGAGGAGCTGGCATGTGCCTTAAAGCAGCCCAAAGTGCCCTCCCAGCGTCTCAGTTGCAGACCAATCAGAGCACAGGATTGAATCAGGGTAATCCTGCTTCAGTCTCAAACTCAATGGATGGACAGAATAACTCTGGAGATGCTGTGTTTGTTCAGTCTGTACCAACTCAG ACAAAACAAGTCATTGGTCCCTTAAAACGGAAATCGGAATCAGATGCAACCCATGATATGGCAGCGGAGACCATCAATGCAATTCAGTCCCTCCAAGACTCCGCCCCTCCCCTCTCGCCAGCTCCTTTGCTAGACACGG TTCCAGAGATGGCATTTCCCACTCCTccaactctctctctttctcttcctcGTGGAGGAGGGCAGGGCGATCGAGCACCTCTCCCACAGGCTGTGGTCAAACCTCAAGTTCTCACTCACCTCATTGAAGGTTTTGTGATCCAGGAGGGAGCAGAACCTTTCCCT GTGACTGGTCCAGTAAAAGAGCAAGCAGAAGGAGTTCTTCCTGTTGCTATTCCACCCATCCTACATCCAGTGAACCGCAACTCTGAAT TGTTAAAGTGTGAATACTGTCTGAGATTTGCACCAGTCAGCCAATTCAGACGATCCAAACGCTTCTGTTCCAAACTCTGTGCTAAGAG acTTCTGGACGTAAGGTACAATGTCAGCTGCAGTAACCACTACCGCATTAGTAGGGGCATTGGTGGTGAAGAACGACCACCAGGGGTCTCCACTGTCCAAGATGTCATTAGACGCAGAGGTCCTCGCAGAAGCAGCTCTGAAATCGCCTGCGCTAAAATTGCAGGCAGGCATTTAGCTGTAAAG TGCCGTTCCGAATCCAGTCGTTCTGAAGACGTCTCCAGCTTCGATGGGGAGGAAGACGAAGACTTCTTGTCATTCTCTCCCAGCTCACCCTTCTCGTACCCAAGACCGGCACACTGTGGCCCTCAGCTGGATGATCCCGCACCAGGTGGCCTTCAGGTGGATGGGAATCACTTCCTGTCTGGCAACCCTTCTCAATGGAGTGTGGAGGAAGTGTGTCGGTTTATTTCTTCTCTTCAAG GTTGTGAGGACCTTGCAGCTCAGTTCCTGTCTCAGGAGATTGATGGACAGGCACTGCTGCTATTAAAAGAAGAGCATCTCATGTCCACCATGAACATCAAACTTGGCCCCGCCCTCAAAATCTGTGCTTCTATCAACAGTTTGAGAGACTGA
- the phc1 gene encoding polyhomeotic-like protein 1 isoform X4 produces MEAGEDQTNSSSANSSTASGGNSRPPQIAQMSLYERQAVQALQALQRQPNAAQYFQQLMLQQQINSAQLHNLAAVQQATLAASRQSSSPSNSVSQATSSAQCTVNLSTTSGGGTMTNPRPMGPATSATSSALNQSVLLSGNSGGQGQMYLRVNRSLRAPLTPQLIFMPGGTATAAVAAVAQPQPQQQQQEATPTSSSNQSDNDQVQNLAMRCVSTPRVATGKTEFADRKETGGSFPQTQQQQFGQSAQQVQPQAQPLSNTKLPNYSNSTNPSISGLNMKGTNQSSVTPQQAGGSSNPPSSSPSPSLPLSQLILSQSGLCQARGVPGAAATVTHILVPTSNVPTSSQGYTVTAKSNMAAQTLVVQPLQQTGANLTTDKLGHGTGHVPIQPKAAQGHRLPVQMSPRHPPPILPAPPNNNTGTGGLHPPHVPVQLVGARQSTLGNSQALAVAQARPCCSQQDTTANSSSNVVTMVTAVEAGGAGMCLKAAQSALPASQLQTNQSTGLNQGNPASVSNSMDGQNNSGDAVFVQSVPTQTKQVIGPLKRKSESDATHDMAAETINAIQSLQDSAPPLSPAPLLDTVPEMAFPTPPTLSLSLPRGGGQGDRAPLPQAVVKPQVLTHLIEGFVIQEGAEPFPVTGPVKEQAEGVLPVAIPPILHPVNRNSELLKCEYCLRFAPVSQFRRSKRFCSKLCAKRYNVSCSNHYRISRGIGGEERPPGVSTVQDVIRRRGPRRSSSEIACAKIAGRHLAVKCRSESSRSEDVSSFDGEEDEDFLSFSPSSPFSYPRPAHCGPQLDDPAPGGLQVDGNHFLSGNPSQWSVEEVCRFISSLQGCEDLAAQFLSQEIDGQALLLLKEEHLMSTMNIKLGPALKICASINSLRD; encoded by the exons ATGGAGGCAGGAGAAGACCAGACCAACTCCAGCTCAGCCAATAGCAGCACTGCGTCGGGGGGAAACTCCCGCCCTCCTCAGATAGCTCAAATGTCTCTTTATGAAAGGCAAGCTGTGCAG GCACTGCAGGCGCTACAGAGGCAGCCCAATGCAGCTCAGTACTTCCAGCAGCTGATGCTGCAGCAACAGATCAACAGCGCTCAACTCCACAACCTGGCTGCTGTGCAACAG gCAACTCTTGCAGCCAGTCGTCAATCCAGCTCTCCCAGTAACAGTGTCTCTCAAGCTACAAGCTCAGCTCAATGCACA GTCAACTTAAGTACTACCTCTGGGGGAGGGACCATGACAAACCCCCGTCCAATGGGACCTGCCACTTCTGCAACATCATCAGCCCTTAACCAGTCAGTGTTGCTGAGTGGAAACTCGGGCGGACAGGGTCAGATGTACCTCAGA GTAAACCGTTCCCTTAGGGCACCTCTTACCCCTCAGCTTATTTTTATGCCTGGCGGTACGGCAACAGCTGCTGTGGCAGCGGTTGCCCAACCGCAGCCTCAACAGCAACAACAGGAAGCAACTCCCACATCCTCAAGTAACCAGTCAGACAATGATCAG GTACAGAACTTAGCAATGCGTTGCGTCTCCACTCCAAGGGTGGCAACTGGCAAGACAGAGTTTGCAGACAGGAAGGAGACAGGTG GATCATTCCCACAGACACAGCAGCAGCAGTTTGGTCAATCAGCCCAGCAGGTCCAACCCCAGGCTCAACCGCTCTCCAACACCAAACTGCCCAACTACTCCAACTCCACCAACCCCAGCATTTCTGGCCTTAACATGAAGGGCACCAACCAATCATCTGTCACACCACAGCAAGCGGGAGGTTCGTCCAACCCTCCTTCATCATCCCCTTCCCCGTCGCTCCCCCTCTCTCAGCTGATCCTCTCTCAGTCTGGATTGTGCCAGGCTCGAGGTGTTCCTGGTGCGGCGGCCACTGTTACCCACATACTGGTGCCCACCTCAAATGTTCCCACCTCTTCTCAAGGTTACACAGTGACAGCCAAATCAAACATGGCTGCCCAAACATTAGTGGTGCAGCCTCTCCAGCAGACAGGGGCTAATCTGACTACAGACAAACTGGGTCATGGAACGGGACATGTGCCCATTCAGCCTAAAGCAGCTCAGGGGCACCGTCTGCCAGTCCAGATGTCCCCTCGCCACCCGCCTCCCATCCTTCCGGCACCACCCAACAACAACACTGGCACGGGCGGCCTTCACCCACCCCATGTCCCAGTTCAGCTGGTGGGAGCTAGGCAGAGCACACTAGGAAATTCCCAGGCTTTAGCAGTTGCTCAGGCTCGGCCCTGTTGCTCCCAGCAGGACACGACAGCCAACTCCAGTAGCAATGTAGTTACTATGGTGACCGCAGTGGAAGCAGGAGGAGCTGGCATGTGCCTTAAAGCAGCCCAAAGTGCCCTCCCAGCGTCTCAGTTGCAGACCAATCAGAGCACAGGATTGAATCAGGGTAATCCTGCTTCAGTCTCAAACTCAATGGATGGACAGAATAACTCTGGAGATGCTGTGTTTGTTCAGTCTGTACCAACTCAG ACAAAACAAGTCATTGGTCCCTTAAAACGGAAATCGGAATCAGATGCAACCCATGATATGGCAGCGGAGACCATCAATGCAATTCAGTCCCTCCAAGACTCCGCCCCTCCCCTCTCGCCAGCTCCTTTGCTAGACACGG TTCCAGAGATGGCATTTCCCACTCCTccaactctctctctttctcttcctcGTGGAGGAGGGCAGGGCGATCGAGCACCTCTCCCACAGGCTGTGGTCAAACCTCAAGTTCTCACTCACCTCATTGAAGGTTTTGTGATCCAGGAGGGAGCAGAACCTTTCCCT GTGACTGGTCCAGTAAAAGAGCAAGCAGAAGGAGTTCTTCCTGTTGCTATTCCACCCATCCTACATCCAGTGAACCGCAACTCTGAAT TGTTAAAGTGTGAATACTGTCTGAGATTTGCACCAGTCAGCCAATTCAGACGATCCAAACGCTTCTGTTCCAAACTCTGTGCTAAGAG GTACAATGTCAGCTGCAGTAACCACTACCGCATTAGTAGGGGCATTGGTGGTGAAGAACGACCACCAGGGGTCTCCACTGTCCAAGATGTCATTAGACGCAGAGGTCCTCGCAGAAGCAGCTCTGAAATCGCCTGCGCTAAAATTGCAGGCAGGCATTTAGCTGTAAAG TGCCGTTCCGAATCCAGTCGTTCTGAAGACGTCTCCAGCTTCGATGGGGAGGAAGACGAAGACTTCTTGTCATTCTCTCCCAGCTCACCCTTCTCGTACCCAAGACCGGCACACTGTGGCCCTCAGCTGGATGATCCCGCACCAGGTGGCCTTCAGGTGGATGGGAATCACTTCCTGTCTGGCAACCCTTCTCAATGGAGTGTGGAGGAAGTGTGTCGGTTTATTTCTTCTCTTCAAG GTTGTGAGGACCTTGCAGCTCAGTTCCTGTCTCAGGAGATTGATGGACAGGCACTGCTGCTATTAAAAGAAGAGCATCTCATGTCCACCATGAACATCAAACTTGGCCCCGCCCTCAAAATCTGTGCTTCTATCAACAGTTTGAGAGACTGA